AGAAAGGGACCCGCAGTTCTCTGTAAGTATAACGAACGGGCAACAATCGGACACACGTTGCATGCAACAAATCCCGCAGCGCAGAACGCCGGAATATTATGATTACGTAAATATGTAATGCGAATTTTTCCCCACAGCAAATCTGGGCAGATGGGCCTACAATCTCTCCGGATTCAACCAATACGGTAGGactactatataacctagtgATTCCTAACAGCTGAGCTTGATGCCATCGATTTTTGCAGGTCTGCATCGCGATGATTGTCTGTATGAGAACGAGGATGTGAAGGAGGCCGTCCGTCGATTGCCCAGGAAGCTGTACGATGAGCGCAACTACCGCATCATGAGGGCCCTCCACCTGTCCATGACCAAGACCATTCTGCCCAAGGAGCAGTGGACCAAGTACGAGGAGGACGTCAAGTATCTGGAACCCTACCTCAAGGAGGTCGTGAAGGAGCGCGAGGAGCGTGAGGACTGGGAAAAGATCCACTAAACGCGCCACTAAATCCCTCTACTTTGGACTTGTAAATGTTGAAATACATAGCTTAGATAAATACCAAAATTGGCTATGAAATCGAGTCTGCGTGGTCGTTTGGGAATGTGGACCCTTCAGTTTATTCAATGGGCTTTCGCGTCAAGGCGAGATGAGCGCGTTAAATGATCATGAGTATGGGCTATTTGCTatgttaaatttttattttttgttaggCTCTCCATGCTACCTTACCTTTTGCATAATTGGTAAATTAAACAGCGATCCTAAAACAGGCACTCGGCCTAGGAAATTAATGGCCACGGGGAAGAAGccgctaaaaataaaaaagggaaGAAGTGTCAGAGCTAAAAAGTAAACGATCAATCACTAAGAGGAGTTACTTCCACTTGTATTGCCATCTTGCACGTTTCGAAGATAAGTTAAAGGTATCACTGAATTTGCCatactttaaataaattatttgaatatatatGAAGCAGACCTTTTAACGTTCGTTAGaagatattttaattaatgaaAAGACCTACATATATCAGGGTAATTGTTAAGTTACCCCTTTGGTCGCAGCTTATGAAGAAGCATGCATTGAATAGGTAAAAAGAGAGAGATACAGATaggaaaaaatgtataaaaaaaacGTAGAAACAGCGAATAATTTGAATAAAGGACATACTTTGTTGCTTTCTGTAGCTCTGATCAGCAGCTATAGCAACTGATCGAGCTTATTTTGTAAGCGGATCTGAAGAATTATTCTTTGTAGTTGCTATTAATGCCACGGGGCCGAATTGTCCCATCCACATGACTTGcagtttttcaattaaaatattaaaagatTCTAAAGGAAGTAATCTGACAGCAAATTTGACTGCTAAGCCCTGACTTGCGAATGGTATATTAAGAGCGGGAAAGCGAGAAGACCATGTGGAGTGCGTAACCGGCTAGCCCCGCTCAAATGGTCTTAAACGAATCCGACTGGGACTTGGGCAGGGTGCTACGAACCTGAAGAGTGCGAAAAATCCATAGGATTCAATAATCATGCCGATGATGGGGAATCCCAGCAGGACGATAACGATTCCCCCGAAGAAGGCCGTTGTGCCTTTGACTTTGTGCCGTTGGAAGAAAAAGCGCAGGGTGCGCTCCACGCCAATGACGCAGGCCAGGCCCGATATGAATAGAATCTGCGGGAAAGAGGCGATTGCTATTATTATAGAGCTCGCAGGGTGTGCTATATGGGGCATATGGTGCAGGTGCATGTGGGTAACGTACATTGCCAATGGCGAGCAGGCCTTTAtcgaacagcagcagcatgccGAGAAACAGAAAGAAAACGCCAAAACCAGCCAAGCCGATGCCAATTTCTGCGGGAAGATTTCAATAGGCGGTTTAGTTGCGCTGATGGCTGTCGCATATCAATGGCTACTTACTCTGCAGATCTGATATTTCAATCATTTTGTGTTTGGCTATgctttaatttgatttcagAAAAATTAAATCCACGTAAACACCAATTCAATTTCAAAGCACAAACAGCTGATTTCGACTTTCATTCAAAGTTAAGTGCTAACGACTGTAAACAATGTTTGCAGGGATGCAACCGCTTCAGTGTTGTAAAGCATTCAAACTGCTGATTAATTATTGAAAAACCTCTTGGTCTCAGTCAATTTGGATGCAAAGAAATAATGAAatgtattaaataaaaattatttctaACATTTAATACGTATTTTcccaaaaatataatatttgacaTAATTGTGTTCCATTCCCACACATTCCAAAGCATAGATATATATTTCGATAGGCGCTACGATATCCACACATACCAGCCCCCTTCGACGCACATCCCTAACTAATTTTCACACGCCATTTTACAATAGAATTTGTGACGATCTGACGCTTTTTTCTATTCGGCCAATTTGTACGCAGCGAGTTATTAAAACTCCTGCAATTCTATTGATTAAAAAGAGACTGCACGCGACGTTTAATAGTCATGGAACGTAAGTATAGTTTTAACTCGCGCAAAAGTCGCAACGTGAATACATTGAAAACGCTGAAATATGTGCACTCTAGGTGGCGGTTATGGTGGTGGTTCGGGACAGGGATATAATAATTTCGCTGTCCCCCCACCAAACTACCAGCAAATGCCAAATAAAACGGGTAACTACAACGAGCCACCTCCGAACTACGGCAAACAAGGCGGTGGTAAGGCGTGCATGCAAATTTCGTGTTGCGGGCAACACACCAATACTAACACACTTATGTTTTTAAGGTTATGATTCCGGTTCCGGTCATCGTGGTTCTGGTGGCGGCGGcaacggcggcggcggcggctcaTGGAACGACAGAGGAGGCAATTCCTACGGGT
The Drosophila mauritiana strain mau12 chromosome X, ASM438214v1, whole genome shotgun sequence DNA segment above includes these coding regions:
- the LOC117147628 gene encoding vesicle transport protein GOT1B; amino-acid sequence: MIEISDLQKIGIGLAGFGVFFLFLGMLLLFDKGLLAIGNILFISGLACVIGVERTLRFFFQRHKVKGTTAFFGGIVIVLLGFPIIGMIIESYGFFALFSGFFPVAINFLGRVPVLGSLFNLPIMQKIVQKLGGDGNRTTV
- the LOC117147629 gene encoding cytochrome b-c1 complex subunit 7 → MSNYIARKGPAVLSNLGRWAYNLSGFNQYGLHRDDCLYENEDVKEAVRRLPRKLYDERNYRIMRALHLSMTKTILPKEQWTKYEEDVKYLEPYLKEVVKEREEREDWEKIH
- the LOC117147626 gene encoding RNA-binding protein cabeza isoform X3, whose amino-acid sequence is MERGGYGGGSGQGYNNFAVPPPNYQQMPNKTGNYNEPPPNYGKQGGGYDSGSGHRGSGGGGNGGGGGSWNDRGGNSYGTRRILGRRRRWRRWRRVRWQRHDHPGGHHLCLRHGSLNHRAGH